One part of the Methanobacterium petrolearium genome encodes these proteins:
- a CDS encoding DUF5518 domain-containing protein, with protein MINWKYCIIGAALVVVVGMIFKRVEYGAFIGIFIPGVIVGYLVNNGYKNGAKNGIITGLIGGFILGIIIFITIDFNLPPFPNVVYYIFMFALFSAATSAILDAIGGIIGSLVKDKKAGSAYDDSSTAAVSGNEKGMINWRFSIIGAVLVVVLGVLQFYLIGFDLIWGTLVSGIVVGYLVNNGFKNGIINGFIAGLIGGLLLGILFYFVYIIVLHTSNSDISSPLQLVLFFLGMAVIFSFLGTLGGLVGSLIKKISKKMNSIIVHDIKNLTICS; from the coding sequence ATGATAAATTGGAAATATTGTATTATAGGGGCAGCTTTGGTTGTGGTAGTTGGAATGATTTTTAAAAGGGTTGAATATGGTGCTTTTATAGGTATTTTTATTCCAGGGGTAATTGTGGGATATCTTGTAAATAACGGATATAAAAATGGAGCTAAAAATGGAATTATCACAGGATTGATAGGTGGATTTATACTGGGAATTATAATCTTTATTACAATTGATTTTAACCTACCACCGTTCCCCAACGTAGTATATTACATTTTCATGTTCGCGCTTTTCAGTGCGGCTACTTCAGCAATTTTAGATGCTATAGGTGGAATCATTGGGTCCTTAGTAAAGGATAAAAAAGCAGGGTCAGCATATGATGACTCATCAACTGCGGCTGTCAGTGGAAATGAAAAAGGAATGATTAATTGGAGATTTAGTATAATTGGGGCAGTTTTGGTTGTGGTACTTGGTGTTTTACAATTTTATTTAATTGGGTTTGATCTTATCTGGGGTACTTTGGTTTCGGGGATTGTTGTGGGATATCTTGTAAATAATGGATTTAAAAATGGGATTATAAATGGATTTATTGCAGGATTGATAGGTGGATTACTGCTGGGAATTTTGTTTTATTTCGTATATATTATAGTTTTACATACAAGCAATAGTGATATTTCATCACCTTTACAGTTGGTACTTTTCTTCCTTGGAATGGCAGTTATTTTTTCATTTTTAGGTACTTTAGGTGGACTTGTTGGATCTCTAATAAAAAAAATTTCCAAAAAGATGAATTCAATTATAGTCCACGACATTAAAAATTTAACAATTTGTTCTTAA